The proteins below come from a single Holdemania massiliensis genomic window:
- a CDS encoding glycosyltransferase family 4 protein yields the protein MMKILLYFEGMKFISKSGIGKALSHQKAALTYEGIEFTLDPGDDFDLAHINTIGPGSLALIRKCRRLGKKVVIHAHSTEEDFRNSFLFSNQLAPLFKKRLIKVYSKADRIITPTPYSKRLIESYGLQPPVHAISNGIDLKQFTYSEEKIRQFRTYFGLRPDEKVILSVGLFFERKGLLDFIEVARRLPEVRFIWFGHVPLYSVPRSIRRIVTQEHPDNVLFPGYITGPVLEGAYCGADAFFFPSKEETEGIVVLEALASYQQVILRDIPVFDPWLIDQVNCYKGKNVDDFVRLVQAAAEHRLPDLREAGRKTAEQRSLPLVGKQLRQVYEAALYDESEKEQFE from the coding sequence ATGATGAAAATCTTATTGTATTTTGAAGGCATGAAGTTTATTTCCAAATCCGGCATCGGCAAGGCATTGAGTCATCAGAAAGCGGCGCTGACTTATGAAGGAATTGAATTTACTTTGGATCCCGGCGATGATTTTGACTTAGCTCACATCAATACGATTGGTCCAGGCAGTCTGGCACTGATCCGAAAATGCCGCAGGCTTGGCAAAAAGGTAGTGATCCATGCCCACAGCACTGAGGAAGACTTCCGAAATTCCTTTCTGTTTTCCAATCAGCTGGCTCCGCTGTTTAAAAAACGGCTGATCAAAGTGTACTCCAAGGCGGATCGGATTATCACACCTACCCCTTATTCAAAGAGGCTGATTGAAAGCTACGGTCTTCAGCCGCCGGTACATGCCATCAGCAATGGCATCGATCTAAAGCAGTTCACCTACAGTGAAGAAAAAATCCGACAATTCCGAACCTATTTTGGACTGCGGCCAGATGAAAAAGTCATTCTGTCAGTCGGCTTGTTTTTTGAACGGAAGGGGCTGCTGGATTTCATCGAGGTGGCGCGGCGATTGCCGGAAGTCCGATTCATCTGGTTCGGTCATGTCCCGCTGTATTCAGTGCCCCGGTCTATCCGCAGAATTGTGACTCAGGAACATCCGGACAATGTCCTCTTTCCCGGCTACATCACAGGGCCGGTCCTGGAAGGCGCTTATTGCGGGGCGGATGCTTTCTTTTTTCCAAGCAAGGAAGAAACCGAAGGCATTGTCGTACTGGAAGCGCTGGCCTCCTATCAACAGGTCATCCTGAGGGATATTCCGGTCTTTGATCCCTGGCTGATAGATCAAGTCAATTGTTATAAGGGAAAAAACGTTGATGACTTTGTCCGGCTGGTTCAGGCGGCGGCCGAACACCGGCTGCCGGATCTGCGGGAAGCCGGGCGGAAAACGGCGGAACAAAGAAGCCTGCCGCTCGTTGGCAAACAGCTCCGTCAGGTTTATGAAGCCGCGCTTTATGATGAATCCGAAAAAGAACAATTTGAATAA
- a CDS encoding ANTAR domain-containing protein, with amino-acid sequence MLRVLLVNNALSAQARLISLIHRCGWQLSQQVSTLSAACVQLNQAGAELVLVDIPSQEETALNQLAEMAAEFPDTYFLFWVSKKPNAELSARNVIVCLRPLRLDGVLKQISEQAPELLQRSPKLKNLAEQIRQIAQAKRVLIESGMSEDEAHHTLEKMAMNQRISRCEAALQVIKTYQQE; translated from the coding sequence ATGCTGAGAGTCTTATTAGTGAATAATGCGCTGAGCGCTCAAGCTCGTTTAATCAGTCTGATTCATCGCTGCGGCTGGCAGTTGTCCCAACAGGTCAGCACGCTTTCGGCAGCCTGTGTCCAATTAAACCAGGCAGGAGCGGAGCTGGTCTTGGTAGATATCCCATCCCAAGAGGAAACGGCCCTGAATCAGCTGGCTGAGATGGCCGCGGAATTCCCCGATACATACTTTTTGTTTTGGGTTTCTAAGAAGCCGAATGCGGAGCTTTCTGCACGCAATGTGATCGTTTGTCTCCGCCCGCTGCGGCTTGACGGTGTTTTAAAGCAGATCAGCGAGCAGGCGCCGGAATTGCTGCAGCGAAGCCCGAAATTGAAAAACTTGGCTGAACAGATCCGGCAAATCGCTCAGGCCAAGCGTGTTTTAATCGAAAGCGGCATGAGTGAGGATGAGGCTCATCATACTTTGGAAAAAATGGCGATGAATCAGCGGATCAGCCGCTGCGAAGCCGCGCTGCAGGTTATAAAAACATATCAACAGGAATGA
- a CDS encoding CTP synthase yields MKYIFVTGGVVSGLGKGITAASLGRLLKSRGLKVASQKLDPYINVDPGTMSPYQHGEVFVTEDGAETDLDLGHYERFIDEDLNRFSNLTTGKVYWNVLNKERRGEYLGETVQVIPHITNEIKKFIYSVGESSNADVVITEIGGTIGDIESQPFIEAIRQISLEVKKENCLFMHVTLIPYIEGSGELKSKPTQHSVRELRANGITPDIIVCRCDQPLPASLKEKISLFCNVQPDCVIENRTVPVLYEAPIMLQEQHLSDKVCELLQLDCADCDLTEWNNMLEGIRQSQGQVTIGLVGKYVKLRDAYLSVAEALRHGGYANGTDVDIRWIEAETVTEETAEAILGECDGILVPGGFGDRGIEGKIAAAHYARKQGIPYLGICLGMQTAAIEFARHALGYADAHSREFDPASPHKVIDFMADQSDEIEKGGTMRLGAYPCVIQPGSRLASIYGLQQIQERHRHRYEFNNAYRDEFEAKGMRISGTSPDGQLVEAIELKDHPYFVAVQYHPEFKSRPNKAHLLFVGLIAAALKQKNHI; encoded by the coding sequence ATGAAATATATATTTGTCACGGGCGGAGTTGTGTCCGGTTTGGGCAAGGGAATTACCGCTGCTTCCTTAGGACGGCTCTTAAAAAGTCGGGGATTGAAGGTAGCCTCCCAAAAGCTGGATCCGTATATCAATGTGGATCCGGGAACGATGAGTCCCTATCAGCATGGAGAGGTGTTCGTAACCGAAGACGGCGCGGAAACCGATCTGGACTTAGGGCACTATGAACGCTTTATTGATGAAGACCTGAACCGTTTTTCCAATCTGACAACCGGCAAGGTTTACTGGAATGTCCTGAATAAGGAACGCCGAGGTGAGTACCTGGGCGAAACCGTGCAGGTGATTCCGCACATTACCAATGAAATTAAAAAGTTTATCTATTCAGTAGGCGAATCGTCCAACGCTGACGTCGTGATTACGGAAATCGGCGGCACGATCGGCGATATTGAAAGCCAGCCATTCATCGAAGCCATCCGTCAGATTTCACTGGAAGTCAAAAAGGAAAACTGTCTGTTCATGCACGTGACCCTGATTCCGTATATTGAGGGCAGCGGGGAGCTGAAATCAAAACCTACGCAGCATTCTGTCCGTGAACTGCGGGCGAATGGGATCACGCCGGACATCATTGTCTGCCGCTGTGATCAGCCGCTGCCGGCCTCTTTAAAAGAAAAGATCAGCTTGTTCTGCAATGTGCAGCCGGACTGCGTAATTGAAAACCGCACCGTTCCGGTATTGTATGAAGCGCCGATCATGCTGCAGGAGCAGCATCTGTCAGACAAGGTATGCGAACTGCTGCAGCTGGACTGCGCTGATTGTGATTTAACGGAATGGAACAACATGCTGGAGGGGATCCGTCAAAGCCAAGGTCAGGTGACGATCGGTCTGGTCGGCAAATATGTGAAGCTGCGTGATGCCTATCTGTCGGTCGCTGAAGCACTGCGGCATGGCGGATATGCCAACGGCACTGATGTGGATATTCGCTGGATTGAAGCGGAAACCGTGACGGAAGAAACGGCGGAAGCGATACTTGGGGAATGTGATGGAATTTTAGTTCCCGGCGGCTTCGGAGACCGGGGAATTGAAGGTAAGATTGCGGCGGCGCATTATGCCCGTAAGCAAGGAATTCCATATTTAGGCATCTGTCTGGGGATGCAGACGGCAGCGATTGAATTCGCCCGTCATGCCCTAGGTTATGCCGATGCGCATTCGCGGGAATTTGATCCGGCCAGTCCGCATAAGGTCATTGACTTTATGGCCGATCAATCCGATGAGATTGAAAAGGGCGGAACCATGCGCCTGGGAGCTTATCCCTGCGTCATTCAGCCTGGATCACGGCTGGCTTCCATCTACGGCCTTCAGCAAATCCAGGAACGTCACCGCCATCGCTATGAATTCAACAATGCCTACCGCGATGAATTTGAGGCCAAGGGAATGCGGATCAGCGGAACCTCGCCGGATGGACAGCTGGTCGAAGCGATTGAACTGAAGGATCATCCGTATTTTGTTGCGGTGCAGTATCATCCGGAATTCAAAAGCCGGCCCAATAAGGCGCATTTGTTGTTTGTCGGCCTGATCGCGGCGGCCTTGAAACAAAAAAATCACATATAG
- a CDS encoding cold-shock protein gives MNTGKVKWFNAEKGYGFISDDNGQGDIFVHFSGINGSGYKSLEEGQKVSYDVENDERSGKTRAVNVTVL, from the coding sequence ATGAATACTGGAAAAGTAAAATGGTTTAACGCTGAGAAGGGCTATGGATTTATCTCTGACGACAACGGACAGGGTGATATCTTCGTTCATTTCTCTGGCATCAACGGAAGCGGCTACAAGTCCCTGGAAGAAGGACAGAAAGTTTCTTACGACGTTGAAAACGACGAAAGAAGCGGCAAGACTCGCGCAGTCAACGTTACCGTTCTTTAA
- a CDS encoding GNAT family N-acetyltransferase, with amino-acid sequence MIKPLSEATMKAIYNQAMKQDFPSDELKPLNRILAQKRKEIALCLGYYQQDKLIGYAVLEQDVRQQCLLLDYFAILKAYRAQGQGTQFLNELKILFAQKEMIVIEAEAAKTEQAQKRIAFYLRAGAQLTDIQLHLYHVDYAVLTLDLAASLDPKQKRKRIAELYQRIYPAFFRRLYLRMD; translated from the coding sequence ATGATTAAACCGTTAAGTGAAGCAACGATGAAAGCGATCTACAACCAGGCGATGAAGCAGGATTTTCCCAGCGATGAGCTGAAGCCGCTGAACCGGATTCTCGCTCAGAAGCGTAAAGAAATCGCGTTGTGTTTGGGCTATTACCAACAAGACAAGCTGATCGGCTATGCCGTCCTCGAACAGGATGTCCGCCAGCAATGTCTGCTTCTGGATTATTTCGCGATTTTGAAAGCTTATCGCGCGCAGGGACAGGGGACGCAGTTTTTGAATGAACTGAAAATTTTGTTTGCCCAAAAGGAAATGATTGTGATCGAAGCGGAAGCGGCCAAGACGGAACAGGCGCAGAAACGGATTGCCTTTTACCTGCGGGCCGGAGCGCAGCTGACGGATATTCAGCTTCATCTCTACCATGTTGATTATGCCGTGCTGACGCTGGATCTAGCAGCCAGCTTGGATCCGAAGCAGAAACGTAAACGAATTGCGGAGCTCTATCAGCGGATCTATCCCGCTTTTTTCCGCAGGTTATATCTGCGCATGGATTGA
- a CDS encoding nucleotidyltransferase domain-containing protein, with protein MTKEAKLQVLARIARLLNEEEILWAVGGSALLYLKGIVSDFHDLDLMIDEHAEKQVRNLLAKIGTLHSATSSAQFHSRCFMEWTVDGAEIDIIGGLVIESEGHAYAFPLKPEEIEDYIQLEGEIIPLHSLTCWEQYYTLMGRTEKAEILRRVRSSRKSIPTQ; from the coding sequence ATGACAAAAGAAGCGAAGCTGCAGGTTTTAGCTCGTATAGCCAGGCTGCTGAACGAAGAAGAAATTTTGTGGGCTGTGGGCGGTTCCGCGCTGCTGTACCTGAAAGGAATCGTTTCCGATTTTCACGATTTGGATTTAATGATTGATGAACACGCTGAAAAACAGGTCAGAAACTTATTGGCAAAAATCGGTACTTTGCATTCAGCAACTTCCTCAGCGCAGTTTCATTCCCGCTGCTTTATGGAATGGACGGTTGACGGGGCCGAGATTGACATCATCGGCGGCTTGGTGATCGAAAGTGAAGGACACGCTTATGCCTTTCCCTTGAAACCGGAAGAAATAGAAGACTACATTCAGCTGGAAGGAGAAATTATTCCGCTGCATTCCCTGACCTGTTGGGAACAATACTACACACTGATGGGCCGGACTGAAAAAGCCGAAATTCTGCGAAGGGTCCGAAGCAGTAGAAAATCAATTCCCACTCAATGA
- the glgB gene encoding 1,4-alpha-glucan branching protein GlgB, with product MNQTTLIESFHQGHCIDAYELFGAHFTYERVNGVRFTVYAPHARSVQVVGDFNGWNGENAKMERLPEDQGIWSLFIPDLKEGQLYKYRIEDSAGNVFDKSDPYAFYSEMRPNSASVIVNLKGFQWKDQIWLGERSKNFAEPLNIYEVHAGSWKKNGPYWLSYRELTKELIPYVKEHGFTHIELMPLNEHPFDGSWGYQASGYFSCTSRYGQCKDLMEFINECHRQHIGVILDMVPVHFVKDSHGLRYFDGEALYEYPSVNDAHSEWGTMNFDLWKEEVRSFLMSSASFWCDLYHIDGIRIDAVSNIIYWGGNKNRGTNEGALAFIRRQNYYLSKKYPEVMLIAEDSSDYPKVTKSTLELGLGFDYKWDLGWMNDTLKYYGRDPIYRKYHHNELTFSMAYFYSERFILPLSHDEVVHGKHTIVDKMWGSYDQKFAQAKNLYLYQFTHPGKKLNFMGNEIGMFREWDEAREMDWFLLGYSRHAAFARYFQDISRIYSHHRALSRYDYDHQYFRWIDADNGDQSVYSYYREDEQNIMVVVLNMTPASYEHFRIGVPQAGAYSELLNTEKDIYEGCNMCNFKPVATETVPAHHFEQSLDIRVAPFAGILLICKKTAKKKAPKKTGKTKSEPAEKPQALPEAKAVKKKKTAVRKQVD from the coding sequence ATGAATCAGACAACACTCATTGAAAGTTTTCACCAGGGGCACTGCATTGATGCTTACGAGCTTTTCGGCGCTCATTTCACCTATGAGCGCGTCAACGGTGTGCGTTTTACGGTCTATGCGCCGCATGCGCGCAGCGTTCAGGTCGTCGGCGATTTTAACGGCTGGAACGGCGAAAATGCCAAGATGGAACGCCTGCCGGAAGATCAGGGCATCTGGAGCCTGTTTATTCCTGATTTGAAGGAAGGACAGCTGTATAAATACCGGATTGAGGATTCAGCCGGGAATGTTTTCGATAAGTCCGATCCGTATGCGTTTTACAGTGAAATGCGGCCGAACAGCGCTTCGGTGATCGTGAATTTAAAAGGCTTCCAATGGAAGGATCAAATCTGGCTGGGCGAGCGGTCCAAGAACTTCGCAGAACCGCTGAACATTTATGAAGTGCATGCCGGCAGCTGGAAAAAGAACGGGCCATATTGGCTGAGCTATCGTGAACTGACGAAAGAGCTGATTCCGTATGTCAAGGAACACGGCTTTACGCACATTGAACTGATGCCGCTGAATGAACATCCGTTTGACGGCAGCTGGGGTTATCAGGCCAGCGGCTATTTCAGCTGTACTTCCCGCTATGGGCAATGCAAGGATCTGATGGAATTCATCAACGAATGCCATCGTCAGCATATCGGGGTGATTCTCGATATGGTTCCGGTGCATTTTGTCAAGGACAGCCATGGTCTGCGGTATTTCGATGGGGAAGCTTTGTATGAGTATCCAAGCGTCAATGACGCGCACAGTGAATGGGGAACGATGAATTTCGATCTGTGGAAAGAGGAAGTCCGCAGCTTCTTAATGTCGTCGGCTTCGTTCTGGTGCGATCTGTACCATATCGACGGCATCCGCATCGACGCCGTCAGCAACATCATCTACTGGGGCGGAAACAAGAACCGCGGCACCAATGAGGGCGCGCTCGCGTTTATCCGCCGTCAGAACTATTACCTGTCGAAGAAATATCCGGAAGTGATGCTGATCGCGGAGGATTCCTCGGATTATCCGAAAGTCACCAAGTCGACGCTGGAGCTGGGACTGGGCTTTGATTATAAGTGGGATCTGGGCTGGATGAACGATACGCTGAAATATTACGGCCGCGATCCGATCTACCGTAAATATCATCACAACGAGCTGACCTTCTCCATGGCGTATTTCTATTCTGAGCGGTTCATCCTGCCGTTAAGCCATGATGAGGTCGTGCATGGCAAGCATACGATTGTCGATAAGATGTGGGGCAGCTATGATCAGAAATTTGCCCAGGCTAAAAATCTCTATCTCTATCAGTTCACCCATCCGGGCAAAAAGCTGAACTTTATGGGCAATGAGATCGGGATGTTCCGCGAATGGGATGAAGCCCGGGAAATGGACTGGTTCCTGTTAGGCTATTCCCGGCATGCGGCCTTTGCGCGGTATTTCCAGGATATCAGCCGGATTTACTCGCACCACCGGGCGCTGAGCCGTTATGATTATGATCATCAGTATTTCCGCTGGATCGACGCGGACAACGGCGATCAGAGCGTGTACAGCTACTATCGCGAAGATGAACAGAACATCATGGTCGTCGTTCTCAACATGACGCCGGCGTCCTATGAACATTTCCGCATCGGCGTACCGCAGGCGGGTGCTTACAGTGAACTGCTCAATACGGAAAAAGATATTTATGAGGGCTGCAACATGTGCAACTTCAAACCGGTAGCGACAGAAACCGTGCCGGCTCATCATTTTGAACAGTCGCTGGATATCCGCGTCGCACCGTTTGCGGGCATCCTGCTTATCTGCAAGAAGACCGCAAAGAAGAAAGCGCCGAAGAAAACCGGAAAAACTAAGAGCGAACCGGCGGAAAAGCCGCAGGCGCTACCGGAAGCCAAAGCGGTGAAAAAGAAGAAAACTGCCGTCCGTAAGCAAGTGGATTAG
- a CDS encoding glycogen/starch/alpha-glucan phosphorylase, translating into MFNNKQEFVEEFTKRIEENYGRSVEQSHPTERFMVLGEMVRDFAGIHWKETKEKIAAEEAKQMYYFSMEFLIGRLLTNNLMNLGIYELVRDGLQDLDIDINELEDLESDAGLGNGGLGRLAACFLDSLASLQLPGNGNCIRYQYGLFRQKIENGYQVEVPDQWLTLGNVWEVRKPKSAVDVKFWGHVEMRKDENGELIFEHVDAEHIRAVPYDMPVVGHGTKETNTLRLWSAEASDIIPTNKDFRLYLQELQEICLNVYPDDSTDDGKILRLKQQYFFVSAGVKSIIRSHLRVYPTLDNLGEKIAIQLNDTHPVLAIPELMRVLMDEYHYDWDHAWEITTTVMAYTNHTILSEALEKWPIAFVQRLLPRIYMIIEEINRRFLKEVAEKFPYERDMAYRVAILKDDQVHMASLAVVGSHSVNGVAQLHTDILINDLFHDFVRLYPDKFNNKTNGITHRRWLLYSNPQLRKMLDELIGEGFEYDLNEIEKLMDYVDDPAIQNQFMEIKHQRKEILAKLVKERCGVEIDPNSIYDVQAKRLHAYKRQLLNALHIIYLYQRMKEDPSFTITPTTFIFAAKAAPAYYFAKKVIKLINSLGEVINNDPAVNSMLKVVFIPNYSVSIAEVLMNAADVSEQISTAGKEASGTGNMKFMMNGAMTLGTLDGANVEIDERVGRDNDVIFGLTVDQVTELKKNYNAWDYYNEDERIKKAVDSLVDGTWAEDHDEFKLIFDELMYKNDEYLLLADFASYTAAHEEIQRRYADRGQWAKACLINIAKSGYFSSDRTIQQYAEEIWHISPVRIDDK; encoded by the coding sequence ATGTTCAATAACAAACAGGAATTCGTAGAAGAATTCACCAAACGGATCGAGGAAAATTACGGACGCTCTGTCGAACAGTCCCATCCGACAGAACGATTTATGGTGCTGGGCGAGATGGTTCGTGATTTTGCGGGCATCCATTGGAAAGAAACGAAAGAGAAGATTGCGGCAGAGGAAGCCAAGCAGATGTATTACTTCTCGATGGAGTTCTTGATCGGCCGGCTTTTAACCAATAATCTGATGAATTTAGGCATTTATGAGCTTGTTCGCGACGGCCTGCAGGATTTGGATATCGACATTAACGAGCTGGAAGACCTGGAGTCCGATGCCGGTTTGGGCAACGGCGGCTTAGGCCGTCTGGCAGCCTGCTTCCTGGATTCGCTGGCTTCGCTGCAGCTGCCGGGCAACGGCAACTGCATCCGTTATCAATACGGTCTGTTCCGTCAGAAGATTGAAAACGGCTATCAGGTGGAAGTTCCGGATCAGTGGCTGACATTGGGCAATGTCTGGGAAGTCCGCAAGCCGAAAAGCGCGGTGGATGTGAAGTTCTGGGGACATGTTGAGATGCGCAAGGATGAAAACGGTGAACTGATTTTCGAGCATGTCGATGCCGAACATATCCGGGCCGTACCGTATGACATGCCGGTCGTCGGTCATGGCACCAAGGAAACCAACACGCTGCGGCTGTGGTCGGCCGAGGCTTCCGACATCATCCCGACCAACAAGGATTTCCGTCTGTACTTGCAGGAGCTGCAGGAAATCTGTCTGAATGTGTACCCGGATGATTCCACGGATGACGGCAAAATCCTGCGCTTAAAGCAGCAGTATTTCTTTGTTTCCGCGGGCGTCAAATCGATTATCCGCTCGCATCTGCGCGTCTATCCGACGCTGGATAACCTGGGCGAAAAGATTGCGATCCAGCTCAATGATACCCATCCGGTATTGGCGATTCCGGAACTGATGCGGGTCTTGATGGATGAATATCACTATGATTGGGATCATGCCTGGGAAATCACTACGACCGTCATGGCTTATACCAATCATACGATTCTGTCGGAAGCGCTGGAAAAATGGCCGATTGCCTTTGTTCAGCGTCTGCTTCCAAGAATTTATATGATTATTGAGGAAATCAACCGCCGCTTCTTAAAGGAAGTCGCTGAGAAGTTCCCATATGAACGCGATATGGCTTACCGCGTTGCGATTTTGAAGGATGATCAGGTGCACATGGCGTCGCTGGCGGTCGTCGGCTCGCACAGTGTCAACGGTGTCGCTCAGCTGCATACCGATATTCTGATCAATGACTTATTCCATGACTTTGTCCGGCTGTATCCGGATAAGTTTAACAACAAGACCAACGGCATCACCCATCGCCGCTGGCTGCTTTACTCCAACCCGCAGCTGCGGAAGATGCTTGACGAGCTGATCGGCGAAGGCTTTGAGTATGACCTCAATGAGATCGAAAAGCTGATGGATTATGTGGATGATCCGGCAATTCAGAATCAGTTTATGGAAATCAAGCATCAGCGCAAGGAAATCCTGGCGAAACTGGTCAAGGAACGCTGTGGGGTTGAAATCGATCCGAATTCAATTTACGATGTTCAGGCCAAGCGTCTGCATGCCTATAAGCGGCAGCTGCTCAACGCCCTGCATATCATCTATCTCTATCAGCGGATGAAGGAAGATCCGTCGTTTACGATCACGCCGACGACCTTTATCTTCGCGGCCAAAGCCGCTCCGGCCTATTATTTCGCCAAGAAGGTAATCAAGCTGATCAACAGTCTGGGCGAGGTGATCAACAACGATCCGGCGGTCAATTCAATGCTGAAAGTGGTATTTATCCCGAATTACAGCGTTTCAATTGCGGAAGTGCTGATGAATGCGGCGGATGTTTCCGAACAGATTTCCACAGCCGGCAAGGAAGCCAGCGGCACCGGCAACATGAAGTTCATGATGAACGGCGCGATGACGCTGGGAACGCTGGATGGAGCCAACGTTGAAATTGATGAACGCGTCGGCCGTGACAACGATGTGATCTTCGGCTTGACTGTCGATCAGGTAACCGAGCTGAAGAAGAACTACAATGCCTGGGATTACTACAACGAGGATGAACGGATTAAGAAAGCCGTGGATTCGTTGGTTGACGGAACCTGGGCAGAGGATCACGACGAGTTCAAGTTGATTTTCGATGAGCTGATGTATAAGAACGACGAGTATCTCTTACTGGCCGACTTTGCCAGCTATACGGCTGCCCATGAAGAAATTCAGCGCCGGTATGCCGATCGGGGACAATGGGCGAAGGCTTGTCTGATCAACATTGCCAAATCCGGATATTTCAGTTCTGACCGTACAATTCAGCAGTACGCCGAGGAGATTTGGCATATTTCTCCGGTACGGATCGACGATAAATAA